Part of the Aestuariirhabdus haliotis genome, TGTTTTTTTCCGCTCGCAGCCCCTATTCCTATCTCGGCCTTGAACGAACCGTCAAGCTAGCACGGCATTACCAGATCCCCCTGGAGATCAAACCCGTCTTGCCGATGATGATGCGGGGCATGAACGTACCCTCGGCAAAAAAATGGTACATCTTTCATGACACCAAACGCGAAGCTCGGCGTCTGGGTATCGATTATGGTTTTGTCGCCGATCCCTTGGGGCCCGCTGTCGAGCGCTGTTATGCGTTGTTTGAGTATGCCTGTGCCGAAGGCAAGGAGATCGATTATCTGTTGAGCTTTGCTCGTGGCGTTAACGCCCAGGGCATTCGTGCCGAGACCGACACGGGACTCCAACGTATCGTTGAACGTTGTGGACTAAACTGGTCGACGGCCAAACCCCTGTTAAAGCAAAACAGCTGGCGAGACTGGGTTGAAGATAACTATGCGCAAATGCATCAGCTGGGTCTATGGGGTGTCCCATGCCTGCAATATGGGGAACTGGTCGTTTGGGGGCAAGACCGTATAGATGTTATCGAACAGGCGATATGCCGAGCCATTGTCAGCCATAATTCACAACTTTAATTCAAAGCCTTAAACGGAAACGTTGCTTAAGGTAACTCTTACCAAGAGCCTCACAGGGACAACATCCTGCACTACTGCTCGACCAGAATCACCTGCTCAGCATCAAAGCCTCTGCGTTTTGCCTGCACCATAAAGTGATTAATCAGCTCATCGCTAACGGTCGGGGTTCTGGCTAAAAGCCACAGATAGGAAGTATCCGGTCCGGAGACAAAGGCATATTGATACTGATCATCCAATTCGAACACCACATAAGAGCCATAAAACGGACCGAAAAATGAGACCTTGAGATAGCCCTGATCGGTATCATTAACAAAAAACGCCTTGCCTTCGGCTTCTTTCCATTGGTTATTTTCTTTCGAGTAACCCCGATTAATAACCTTCACTCCGCCATCCTTTCGCAGTTGGTATTCAGCCGTCACCTGAGTTAATCCACATTCAAACGAATGATCCAAGCGTGCTACT contains:
- a CDS encoding lipocalin family protein, which gives rise to MTIMLTGCLGMPESVKPVEDFELRKYLGKWYEVARLDHSFECGLTQVTAEYQLRKDGGVKVINRGYSKENNQWKEAEGKAFFVNDTDQGYLKVSFFGPFYGSYVVFELDDQYQYAFVSGPDTSYLWLLARTPTVSDELINHFMVQAKRRGFDAEQVILVEQ